In the Leptospira limi genome, one interval contains:
- a CDS encoding NDR1/HIN1-like protein, with amino-acid sequence MKRILFLILLFLHFQCSLLGVLQDKIPTPEFSFESLHIKQITFTDITLGVETSVTNPYPVSLPSSFLDMDIKIEGMKLSQVKTDLGVIEAKKTKALPLEVKLKYTDLVQLYKKFPTKPMLEVSAEGNMKVAIPKQWQLLGKDSLSFPFVQKKEIPAVLPDVEIRNFKILMPTESEILSASNTESMVGTTTNFLKGLLGGSKTPATSAAKAGLAGLTLNLKTEFDFVFSNQAAANLNLTDLKYNLQLAGENFLNGSPKEIINSGKESTVKVSNQFPIASIGSSLYKTIQSKEALYQLKGDSGLLVPNIRENIPFSYEKKGKFQW; translated from the coding sequence ATGAAACGTATCCTTTTCCTCATTCTCCTTTTTTTACACTTTCAATGTTCTTTACTCGGTGTCCTCCAAGACAAAATCCCAACACCTGAATTTTCTTTTGAATCCCTGCATATCAAACAAATTACGTTTACAGACATCACCCTTGGGGTGGAAACATCGGTAACCAATCCATACCCAGTTTCCCTTCCTAGTTCCTTTTTGGATATGGATATCAAAATTGAAGGAATGAAATTGTCTCAAGTCAAAACAGATTTGGGAGTCATTGAAGCAAAAAAAACAAAAGCCCTGCCTTTAGAAGTAAAATTAAAATATACTGACTTAGTCCAATTATATAAAAAATTTCCCACAAAACCAATGTTAGAAGTCAGTGCGGAAGGAAATATGAAAGTTGCCATTCCCAAACAGTGGCAACTTTTAGGAAAGGATTCGCTAAGTTTTCCATTTGTCCAAAAAAAAGAAATCCCTGCAGTTTTACCTGATGTGGAAATTCGAAATTTCAAAATTTTAATGCCAACAGAATCAGAAATTTTGAGTGCATCGAATACGGAATCTATGGTGGGAACCACAACAAATTTTTTAAAAGGATTACTCGGTGGATCAAAAACGCCTGCCACATCTGCCGCCAAAGCAGGATTAGCTGGTCTTACTTTAAATTTAAAAACGGAATTTGATTTTGTTTTTTCAAACCAAGCAGCAGCGAATCTGAATCTCACTGATCTAAAATACAATTTACAGTTGGCGGGCGAAAATTTCTTAAACGGATCCCCAAAAGAAATCATCAACTCAGGAAAAGAATCGACTGTAAAAGTTTCGAATCAGTTCCCAATTGCATCCATTGGTTCTTCCTTATACAAAACCATTCAATCGAAAGAGGCTCTGTACCAACTGAAAGGAGACTCAGGACTCCTTGTACCTAACATTCGCGAAAACATTCCCTTTTCGTATGAGAAAAAAGGAAAGTTCCAATGGTAA
- a CDS encoding FecR domain-containing protein yields the protein MRLLNDTRFVVTALLILILLFSVLLYRNLNFRANDSSEPTIGVITFKNKTVLRKYNDAVVWDLIESKTEVKNRDTIRTEGLSDAVLTLNDGTKINISENSMILLDLSDKNININFAYGSFEAARVSGSSGDVKMNITAGDKTVEVTNGDVKLDKTKSELNIKVDQGEAKVTSNGKEETIAKDQVANVSESGVKVAKQLFRLVSPEDRKNILSEAGVERIYFSISGWNSDSVKRASPMIEVSLFPDFSKSIIGEKLTSANLAKKMEPGSYYWRVSYNDPITQSRSVTEVFQFRILNDPSLKLLSPKNEEVITYSNETPVVRFVWNVLDLYSSYSVQIARDKAFTDIVTLKQTQNQSLAFDNLKEGTYYAKIKAKSSLPGIEDKTSAVISFQIQKKTNSSPPELLEPSKGKVIAEEQTKSQLFFSWKDDKDFDSYQWELSSDVNFSSILQTEKIKNNFFKSTTGLKLGNYFWRVKGITNEGTRIDSKSSSFTVIAKEELELISPTQSAEVEVDDRNLVVLKWKKLTGKSNYEIQVSKQADFQSLLVKESVVGNYYEFKSKDFGKFYWRVKLAEDESTVSPIRNFQMVSNIEPPNLLSPGRNETIDLFTKNYISFSWKPVEKASAYRLKLIDVSGIREKIILNERITSNRFQMNEIQKLNVGRFRWEVSSFYKANDGSERESVSNKQDFFISVPELKIPKILTPGTIYVE from the coding sequence ATGCGTTTGTTAAATGATACAAGATTTGTAGTAACCGCATTATTAATACTAATTTTGCTGTTTTCTGTTTTACTGTATCGTAATTTAAATTTTAGAGCCAATGATTCCAGTGAACCAACAATAGGTGTCATTACGTTTAAGAATAAGACGGTTTTACGCAAGTACAATGATGCTGTTGTATGGGATTTAATTGAATCCAAAACAGAAGTGAAAAATAGAGATACGATCCGAACAGAAGGGTTGTCCGATGCCGTTTTAACTTTAAATGACGGGACAAAGATCAACATTTCAGAAAATTCCATGATCTTACTCGATCTATCCGACAAAAACATCAATATTAATTTTGCCTACGGTTCCTTTGAGGCAGCAAGGGTGTCTGGGTCTTCTGGTGATGTCAAAATGAATATCACTGCGGGTGACAAAACTGTTGAAGTCACCAATGGTGATGTAAAACTCGATAAAACAAAATCAGAATTAAATATCAAAGTTGACCAAGGGGAAGCGAAAGTGACCTCCAATGGAAAAGAAGAAACAATTGCCAAAGACCAAGTTGCCAATGTTTCCGAATCTGGTGTTAAAGTTGCCAAACAATTGTTTCGTCTTGTCAGTCCAGAAGATAGAAAGAATATTCTTTCTGAAGCTGGAGTGGAACGGATTTACTTTTCAATTTCAGGATGGAATTCGGATTCAGTAAAACGTGCTTCTCCTATGATCGAAGTTTCTCTTTTCCCTGATTTTTCCAAATCAATTATCGGAGAAAAGTTAACATCCGCTAATCTTGCAAAAAAAATGGAGCCAGGTTCTTATTACTGGAGAGTTTCTTACAATGATCCAATTACACAATCTAGATCCGTGACAGAAGTATTCCAATTTAGAATTTTAAATGATCCGTCATTGAAATTATTATCACCTAAAAATGAAGAAGTGATAACCTACTCAAATGAAACTCCTGTTGTAAGATTTGTTTGGAATGTTTTGGATTTATATTCTTCCTATTCCGTTCAAATTGCTCGTGATAAGGCTTTTACAGATATTGTCACCTTAAAACAAACACAAAACCAATCTTTGGCGTTTGATAATTTAAAAGAAGGGACTTATTATGCGAAAATAAAAGCGAAGTCGAGTTTACCTGGAATCGAGGATAAAACGTCAGCAGTAATTTCCTTTCAAATTCAGAAAAAAACAAATAGCTCACCACCTGAATTATTAGAACCGAGTAAGGGTAAGGTGATTGCAGAAGAACAAACCAAATCACAATTATTTTTTTCATGGAAAGATGATAAGGATTTCGATTCTTACCAATGGGAGTTGAGTAGTGATGTTAATTTTTCTTCCATTCTCCAAACAGAAAAAATTAAGAATAATTTTTTTAAATCCACAACAGGTTTAAAACTTGGTAACTATTTTTGGAGAGTCAAAGGGATCACTAACGAAGGCACTCGGATTGATTCCAAATCTTCTTCTTTTACTGTCATTGCAAAAGAGGAATTAGAATTAATCTCACCAACCCAATCTGCAGAAGTTGAAGTTGATGACCGAAATCTTGTGGTTCTCAAATGGAAAAAACTGACTGGAAAATCGAACTATGAGATTCAAGTTTCCAAACAAGCCGACTTTCAAAGTTTATTAGTGAAAGAATCTGTGGTTGGGAATTATTATGAATTTAAATCAAAGGATTTTGGAAAATTCTATTGGCGAGTGAAACTTGCAGAAGATGAATCCACAGTCAGTCCCATAAGAAATTTCCAAATGGTATCTAATATTGAACCTCCTAATTTATTGTCACCAGGGAGAAATGAAACAATTGATCTTTTCACAAAAAATTACATCAGTTTCTCTTGGAAACCAGTGGAAAAAGCTTCAGCATATCGATTGAAACTCATCGATGTTTCAGGCATTCGAGAAAAAATAATTCTGAATGAACGAATTACATCGAATCGATTTCAAATGAATGAAATCCAAAAATTAAATGTAGGTCGATTTCGATGGGAAGTTTCCTCCTTTTATAAGGCGAATGATGGTTCAGAAAGAGAATCCGTTTCTAACAAACAGGATTTTTTCATCTCTGTTCCCGAACTTAAAATTCCGAAAATCCTTACACCAGGTACCATCTATGTGGAATAA
- the panC gene encoding pantoate--beta-alanine ligase has protein sequence MKVVSEISELKKIIQEWKQQKETLGFCPTMGTLHAGHMDLVNHSKQQCTKTIVSIFINPTQFNDPKDFEAYPINTEADLKLCEENGVDLVFLPSVGVMYPKTETPIQMSIPSLQTTLCGRTRPGHFEGVLQIVSKLFHLTEPDYGFFGLKDYQQFRVISSLVEELNFPMKIVGVPTKREVDGLAMSSRNLRLSKKDRETATLVPRMFQLAKKTLLGGEKNITVWKEILSDFLLTGQKVKIDYLEVVDPITLQPITELKGNVLLATAVFVGDVRLIDNEVIVCPE, from the coding sequence ATGAAAGTTGTCTCCGAAATTTCAGAATTAAAAAAAATCATTCAAGAATGGAAACAACAAAAGGAAACCCTTGGATTTTGCCCTACAATGGGAACCCTTCATGCGGGCCATATGGATTTGGTAAACCATTCAAAACAACAATGTACAAAAACCATTGTCTCCATTTTCATCAATCCAACCCAATTCAATGATCCAAAGGATTTTGAAGCCTATCCCATCAACACAGAAGCTGATTTAAAGTTATGTGAAGAAAATGGGGTTGATTTAGTATTTTTGCCTAGTGTTGGTGTCATGTACCCAAAAACGGAGACACCCATCCAAATGAGCATTCCGTCGCTACAAACAACACTTTGCGGAAGGACAAGGCCCGGGCATTTTGAAGGTGTACTTCAGATTGTTTCAAAGCTCTTTCATCTAACAGAGCCAGACTATGGTTTTTTTGGTTTAAAAGATTACCAACAGTTCAGAGTGATTTCCTCTCTTGTTGAGGAACTCAATTTTCCCATGAAAATTGTAGGCGTCCCTACGAAAAGAGAAGTTGATGGACTGGCCATGAGTTCTAGGAACCTTCGTTTATCAAAAAAAGATAGAGAAACGGCAACCCTAGTTCCAAGGATGTTCCAACTTGCCAAAAAGACACTGTTAGGTGGTGAAAAAAACATAACGGTATGGAAGGAAATCCTTTCTGATTTTCTGTTAACAGGACAGAAAGTTAAAATTGATTATTTAGAAGTTGTGGATCCCATTACACTACAACCTATCACCGAACTCAAAGGGAATGTATTACTGGCAACTGCTGTTTTTGTAGGTGATGTACGTTTGATCGACAACGAAGTAATCGTTTGTCCCGAATGA
- a CDS encoding LIC11435 family protein — protein MWNKKGIILFIFILIGFPIWGEPDGEEDTQHQLRWMEVEGATGYVLEIKNSSGYLVLSEKVKGTSYDLVNYTSGVYEHRVAVINKLGKVGSYSDWVKFEVVVSRVPTLSKDSVYSVSKEEKEKVFLLEGKDFIHPMKVYMVTGGKRIPAKKVVIESDSIAKATFAVDPDTDTGVYDLVLENPRNKTLTVKQRVVLSDSKERASSFAKRQEKIIRKEIPEDYYETPYWSTLWRSSVLPGWGQKYIDGKDWKLYVYPAIAVSAVAVYANSYNRFLAARSDYQSAVLLGAVLADRADTQVLWLLNRTNAESSFNRAKSELGVIQAGAGILGAFLIYNLVDSYFSAKRNVATYEPGFPLGSENQRVYASMVPESGFSQTKLVRDVGSRYQIEISSRF, from the coding sequence ATGTGGAATAAAAAAGGGATTATACTTTTCATTTTCATATTGATTGGTTTTCCTATTTGGGGAGAACCAGACGGAGAAGAGGACACACAACACCAGTTACGTTGGATGGAAGTGGAAGGTGCTACTGGTTATGTGTTAGAAATTAAAAATTCCAGCGGTTATTTGGTTCTATCTGAAAAAGTAAAAGGAACAAGTTATGATTTGGTCAATTATACTTCTGGTGTTTATGAACACCGAGTGGCGGTGATCAACAAACTAGGAAAAGTTGGCAGTTATTCTGATTGGGTGAAATTTGAAGTAGTTGTTTCTCGAGTTCCCACTCTTTCCAAGGACTCAGTGTATTCCGTATCTAAGGAAGAAAAAGAAAAAGTTTTTTTACTCGAAGGAAAAGATTTTATCCATCCCATGAAAGTGTACATGGTTACTGGAGGGAAACGAATCCCAGCTAAAAAAGTAGTGATTGAATCTGATTCGATTGCAAAGGCAACATTTGCAGTTGATCCTGATACAGACACAGGGGTTTATGATTTGGTCTTAGAAAATCCTCGGAATAAAACCCTGACTGTGAAACAACGTGTTGTTTTGTCTGATTCAAAGGAAAGAGCAAGTAGTTTTGCAAAACGGCAAGAGAAAATCATACGGAAAGAAATACCTGAGGATTATTATGAAACTCCATATTGGTCTACTTTGTGGCGATCTTCTGTTTTACCTGGTTGGGGGCAAAAATACATTGATGGTAAGGATTGGAAATTGTATGTGTATCCAGCCATTGCTGTTTCGGCAGTTGCGGTGTATGCAAATTCGTACAATCGTTTTTTAGCGGCGAGGTCCGATTACCAATCCGCCGTCCTCCTTGGAGCCGTACTCGCTGACCGAGCTGACACACAAGTTTTATGGTTACTCAATCGAACGAATGCAGAGTCAAGTTTTAATCGCGCAAAATCAGAGTTAGGTGTGATCCAAGCAGGAGCGGGGATCCTTGGTGCGTTTTTAATTTATAATTTGGTAGATTCGTATTTTTCTGCCAAAAGGAATGTGGCGACGTATGAACCAGGATTTCCTCTTGGAAGTGAAAACCAAAGAGTGTATGCGTCGATGGTCCCTGAGTCTGGTTTTTCCCAAACCAAATTGGTTAGGGATGTAGGTTCCCGTTACCAAATCGAAATCTCCTCTCGTTTTTGA
- a CDS encoding exodeoxyribonuclease III: protein MKIITLNCNGIRSSLSKGLLEFIRHENPDMICFQETKAPEKEIVRDEFRELGYEIYFCLAEKPGYSGCAVLTKRKPKSVSIGYGDGIFRTEGRSVFLEFDEFYLWNLYFPSGTSGEERQKIKYQFLDAFMDLAKPFLKKKKPLFVCGDVNIAHTAMDIHNPKGNEKNSGFLPEERKWMTDFLNLGFFDCFRTLHPDTKDEYSWWTYRFQARKNNKGWRIDYFFVTKSKSVQLLTSKIAKEPVMSDHAPVVLEVQFS, encoded by the coding sequence ATGAAAATCATCACGTTAAATTGCAACGGAATTCGTTCCAGTCTCAGCAAAGGTTTACTCGAATTTATACGTCACGAAAATCCTGACATGATTTGTTTCCAAGAAACGAAGGCTCCCGAAAAAGAAATTGTTAGGGATGAGTTTCGAGAACTGGGTTATGAAATTTATTTCTGTCTCGCAGAAAAACCTGGATACAGTGGATGTGCAGTTTTGACCAAACGAAAACCAAAATCAGTGTCCATTGGGTATGGAGATGGGATTTTTCGCACAGAAGGTCGTTCTGTTTTTCTGGAATTTGATGAGTTTTACCTTTGGAATTTGTATTTTCCTTCCGGAACGAGTGGAGAAGAACGCCAAAAGATCAAATACCAATTTTTAGATGCGTTTATGGATCTCGCAAAGCCATTTTTAAAAAAGAAAAAACCACTCTTTGTTTGTGGTGATGTCAATATTGCCCATACGGCAATGGACATCCACAACCCAAAAGGGAATGAAAAAAATTCGGGTTTTTTACCTGAAGAGCGGAAATGGATGACCGATTTTCTAAACTTAGGTTTTTTTGACTGTTTTCGTACACTCCACCCGGACACTAAGGATGAATACTCTTGGTGGACCTACAGGTTCCAAGCTAGGAAAAACAATAAGGGTTGGAGGATTGATTATTTTTTTGTCACAAAATCAAAGTCTGTTCAATTATTAACCTCTAAAATTGCAAAAGAACCAGTGATGTCAGACCATGCCCCTGTGGTACTCGAGGTCCAATTCTCTTGA
- a CDS encoding adenylate/guanylate cyclase domain-containing protein, producing MLEISAEIPFLRTSKLTFLVWDETPGSLESWNGDDGITIFFQTRRTRELEFRFGPPPWGIQFPNNRFEYPYVSIHQISSNKYLAKALSNASEGKNLFVIYPKSSETEVRSVFARLEYLYDDRISPDRISHKFGLTGKTSSLPEIGSGKTKEIETKVLSFPPLELVGSSGKSKIRQLELTSVSVGENGTSNGHHPTESLLPSSETGLEKESVVTEVETDPNHPYDLIESSFASDGEEFPSNTLHPKDGEHLLGEVPLEGIKPNPESKDNKSDEIESNLPIDSTVNTKFSLQLKMMGVISLLFVLSVASIIIFASFYFKRSIELQLRDNNIRIAEIIGSKVKSDILGVVEKGRQIAITLTTQGLPEEDRKLLLKTFFQNDKEFIYLGIFEKRDNILVMKREVFNEEELKKSAVTEDDFHAVVNRNRDALAEAFNGQAVLLNSSPGFVEPSFAIAIPTAENGELDNALVIIVKLDKIIGAFSKKGIETTFLVNGSGTVLAHPKEDLVLAATDLTSMPIVKTMLTSAPSTGQMSYQDEELGGSYLGSFQKIGFADAGVITIVSEEKAFADVYKSQKTNLYIAGIGLCSALIFVFFFSKTITKPVLQLLTATLEIAKGNFKIGIKPTTQDEVGLLTKYFIDMGQGLEEREKVKNILGSMIDPVVVQEAMVDLAALKRGSETLITAFFSDVASFSTISEQLKSADLAALLNEYLSAMTLILKKHEGVLDKYIGDAIVGIFNAPVPVADHELKAARASVDMVLKLQELREYWTTNNLYSKEAQMMDARIGLNSGPAKVGFMGTDALASYTMMGDTVNLAARLEAAGKDYGVNILITDPIREKIQEEMITRYVDLVRVKGKNEPVRIHELVGYKSLVTPNVVEAVELYEVGFKEYLNQNWAKAIQLFHDSERSKGTKDKSCHMLIERCEEYSFSSPGKDWDGVFTRTHK from the coding sequence ATGTTAGAAATTTCTGCCGAAATTCCGTTCCTTAGAACGTCCAAACTCACATTTCTTGTCTGGGATGAGACTCCTGGAAGTTTAGAATCATGGAATGGGGACGACGGGATTACTATATTCTTCCAAACACGAAGGACAAGGGAATTGGAGTTCCGTTTTGGGCCACCTCCATGGGGGATTCAATTTCCTAACAATCGATTTGAATACCCTTATGTTTCCATTCATCAAATTTCATCTAATAAGTATTTGGCGAAAGCTCTATCAAACGCAAGTGAAGGAAAAAACCTTTTTGTCATTTATCCTAAGTCTTCGGAAACGGAAGTAAGGTCTGTATTTGCAAGACTTGAGTATTTATATGATGATCGAATTTCACCTGATCGAATTTCTCATAAATTTGGACTGACAGGAAAAACTAGTTCCTTACCTGAAATTGGCAGTGGTAAAACCAAGGAAATTGAAACCAAGGTTTTATCCTTCCCACCATTGGAACTTGTTGGCAGTTCAGGGAAATCAAAAATTCGTCAATTGGAATTAACTAGTGTTAGTGTGGGTGAAAATGGTACTTCCAATGGCCACCATCCTACGGAATCTCTTTTACCAAGTTCAGAAACTGGATTAGAAAAAGAATCGGTAGTAACGGAAGTGGAAACCGATCCGAATCACCCTTATGATTTGATTGAATCCTCATTTGCCTCTGATGGAGAGGAATTCCCATCAAATACATTGCATCCAAAAGATGGCGAGCATTTATTAGGTGAAGTGCCATTGGAAGGAATCAAACCAAATCCAGAATCGAAAGACAATAAATCAGATGAAATCGAATCTAATCTGCCAATTGATTCGACTGTAAATACGAAGTTTTCTCTACAATTAAAGATGATGGGAGTGATTAGCCTACTATTTGTTTTATCAGTAGCTAGTATCATTATTTTTGCTTCTTTTTATTTTAAACGTTCCATTGAACTCCAGTTACGTGACAATAATATTCGAATTGCAGAAATTATTGGATCCAAAGTAAAATCAGATATTTTAGGAGTTGTGGAAAAAGGCCGCCAAATTGCCATCACTCTCACCACACAAGGACTGCCTGAAGAAGATCGTAAATTACTCCTCAAAACCTTTTTCCAAAATGATAAGGAATTTATCTATTTAGGAATTTTTGAAAAGAGGGACAACATCCTCGTCATGAAACGAGAGGTGTTTAATGAAGAAGAACTCAAAAAAAGTGCCGTCACGGAAGATGACTTTCATGCAGTTGTCAACAGAAACCGTGATGCCTTAGCGGAAGCCTTTAATGGCCAAGCCGTTCTCCTCAATTCAAGTCCCGGGTTTGTGGAACCATCCTTTGCCATTGCCATTCCCACAGCAGAAAATGGTGAATTAGACAATGCTCTTGTCATCATTGTCAAGTTAGACAAAATCATTGGTGCATTTTCTAAAAAGGGAATTGAAACAACATTTTTAGTGAACGGTTCTGGAACGGTCCTTGCTCATCCAAAAGAAGACTTAGTGCTTGCTGCAACCGATTTAACATCAATGCCCATCGTCAAAACGATGCTCACGAGTGCACCAAGCACAGGACAGATGAGTTATCAGGATGAGGAGTTAGGTGGTTCCTATCTAGGTTCCTTCCAAAAAATTGGATTTGCTGATGCAGGTGTAATCACGATTGTATCAGAAGAAAAGGCATTTGCAGATGTTTACAAAAGCCAAAAAACAAACCTTTACATAGCAGGCATTGGGTTATGTTCTGCTCTTATTTTTGTGTTTTTCTTCTCAAAAACGATTACAAAACCCGTATTGCAATTGTTAACTGCTACTCTAGAGATTGCAAAAGGTAATTTTAAAATTGGAATCAAACCTACAACCCAAGATGAAGTTGGTTTATTAACAAAATACTTTATCGATATGGGCCAAGGTTTAGAAGAAAGGGAAAAGGTTAAGAACATCTTAGGTAGTATGATTGATCCAGTTGTGGTCCAAGAAGCCATGGTTGATCTTGCTGCTTTAAAACGCGGATCAGAAACTCTTATCACTGCTTTTTTCTCAGACGTTGCTAGTTTTTCTACAATTTCCGAACAGTTAAAAAGTGCTGACCTCGCTGCACTTCTGAATGAATACCTGTCAGCAATGACTCTAATTTTGAAAAAACACGAGGGTGTTTTGGACAAATACATTGGAGATGCGATTGTTGGGATCTTTAACGCACCAGTACCTGTTGCAGACCATGAACTGAAAGCGGCAAGAGCTAGTGTGGATATGGTTTTGAAATTACAAGAGTTAAGGGAATACTGGACCACAAATAATCTTTACTCCAAAGAAGCTCAAATGATGGATGCAAGGATTGGTCTTAATTCTGGCCCAGCAAAGGTTGGTTTTATGGGAACCGATGCCCTTGCGTCTTACACGATGATGGGTGATACCGTCAATTTAGCGGCACGACTCGAAGCTGCTGGTAAGGATTATGGTGTGAATATCCTCATCACAGATCCGATTCGTGAAAAAATCCAAGAAGAGATGATCACTAGGTATGTGGACTTGGTTCGTGTGAAAGGTAAAAACGAACCAGTTCGTATCCATGAATTAGTAGGGTATAAATCCCTTGTAACTCCCAATGTAGTGGAAGCGGTCGAATTGTATGAAGTCGGGTTTAAAGAATACCTAAATCAAAATTGGGCAAAAGCAATCCAGTTGTTTCATGATTCCGAAAGAAGTAAAGGCACAAAAGATAAATCGTGTCATATGTTAATTGAACGATGTGAAGAGTACAGTTTCAGTTCCCCTGGAAAAGATTGGGACGGGGTGTTCACTAGGACACATAAATAA
- the hisD gene encoding histidinol dehydrogenase, which produces MPIPILSCDRNSKEVYSRFLSGAREDLSSATSRILPILEDVRTKGDSALFSYTEKFDGIKLSKLTINPKEIQTNVDSKTKEAFLRAKTNIETFHMAQKREAWSKVIDGNRLGVKYTAIPSLAVYAPGGKALYPSSVLMGIIPAKIAGVKSIQLITPPQKEGIPEILVWLAQILEIDRIVTVGGAQGIAAAAYGTESVPKSEFIVGPGNSYVAAAKSYLSGQGLIGIDSPAGPSEVCIIADGTSNPKWIACDMLSQAEHGEDSSAILLTTEVSLAEKVRDELEIAFRERPKRLEMKQKAIYENSSILVFPTMEDCIWFSNELAPEHLEIQTRDNDSVFAKIEHAGSVFLGPYSPVAMGDYISGTNHILPTARGSRIYSSLGVDTFLKRVTFQEVTKESLETLYPFVKLMSELEGLDEEHGTSVKVRTKGQT; this is translated from the coding sequence ATGCCGATTCCTATTCTTTCCTGTGATCGAAATTCTAAAGAGGTATACTCACGTTTTCTCTCGGGTGCAAGGGAAGACTTAAGTTCCGCAACGAGTCGGATTTTACCCATTCTAGAAGATGTGCGAACCAAAGGGGATTCTGCTCTTTTTTCTTATACAGAAAAGTTTGATGGCATCAAACTTTCGAAACTTACAATCAACCCAAAAGAAATCCAAACGAATGTTGATTCTAAAACCAAGGAAGCTTTTTTAAGAGCAAAAACCAATATTGAAACCTTCCACATGGCCCAAAAACGAGAGGCTTGGTCCAAGGTGATCGATGGAAATCGTTTGGGTGTCAAATACACTGCCATTCCTTCTCTTGCTGTTTATGCTCCCGGCGGGAAGGCTTTGTATCCTTCTAGTGTGCTTATGGGAATCATCCCAGCAAAAATTGCAGGTGTTAAATCGATCCAACTCATCACACCACCACAAAAAGAAGGAATCCCAGAGATTTTAGTTTGGCTTGCCCAGATTTTGGAGATTGACCGGATTGTGACTGTTGGTGGTGCTCAAGGCATAGCAGCAGCTGCATATGGAACCGAGTCAGTTCCCAAATCAGAGTTCATCGTGGGACCCGGGAATTCCTATGTTGCCGCCGCCAAATCCTACTTAAGTGGCCAAGGACTGATTGGAATTGATAGCCCTGCAGGTCCAAGTGAAGTTTGTATCATTGCCGATGGAACATCAAATCCAAAATGGATCGCCTGTGATATGTTATCCCAAGCAGAACATGGTGAAGATAGTTCTGCGATTTTACTCACCACAGAGGTTTCCCTTGCAGAAAAAGTAAGAGACGAATTGGAAATCGCATTTCGTGAACGTCCCAAACGATTGGAAATGAAACAAAAGGCAATTTATGAAAATTCCAGCATTCTTGTATTCCCTACAATGGAGGATTGTATCTGGTTTTCGAATGAATTGGCACCAGAACATTTAGAAATCCAAACAAGGGATAATGATTCTGTATTTGCCAAAATTGAACATGCAGGGAGTGTCTTTTTAGGACCTTATTCTCCAGTAGCGATGGGAGATTATATTTCTGGGACCAATCATATTTTACCAACAGCTAGAGGCAGTCGGATTTACTCTTCTCTGGGTGTGGATACGTTTTTAAAACGAGTCACCTTCCAAGAAGTCACAAAGGAATCACTCGAAACTTTATACCCTTTTGTGAAACTGATGTCGGAATTGGAAGGTTTGGATGAAGAACATGGGACCAGTGTCAAAGTGAGAACCAAAGGCCAAACATGA